From Kineosporia succinea, the proteins below share one genomic window:
- a CDS encoding ArsR/SmtB family transcription factor, which translates to MDDAVFKALADPTRRALLDRLAAENGQSLKQLSAGLGMARQSVSKHLAVLEAAGLVTTLRQGRELLHHLNAEPINAIADRWMSKYDRSRAQALAGLKSALEGGNMSSFVYTTFIRSTPEKVWRAITEPEFTKQYWGVEFRTDWKKGSAIVWDFEGVVMDDPDQRVVESEPFERLSYTWHGLTPEFADKVGWDQEVRAKVASEPRTTATFTLEPQENGVVKLTLVHGGEPGSAIVEMVEQGWPSVLSGLKTLLETGKTL; encoded by the coding sequence ATGGACGATGCGGTGTTCAAGGCCCTGGCCGACCCGACCCGGCGAGCACTGCTCGACCGGCTCGCGGCCGAGAACGGGCAGAGTCTCAAGCAATTGAGTGCTGGACTCGGCATGGCCCGGCAGTCGGTGAGCAAGCATCTGGCGGTGCTGGAGGCGGCCGGTCTGGTCACCACCCTGCGCCAGGGGCGGGAGCTGCTGCACCACCTGAACGCCGAGCCGATCAACGCCATCGCCGACCGGTGGATGTCCAAGTACGACCGGAGCCGGGCGCAGGCCCTGGCCGGTCTCAAAAGTGCACTGGAGGGCGGAAACATGAGCAGTTTCGTCTACACCACGTTCATCCGGTCCACGCCGGAGAAGGTCTGGCGCGCGATCACCGAGCCCGAGTTCACCAAACAGTACTGGGGGGTGGAGTTCCGCACCGACTGGAAGAAGGGCAGTGCCATCGTCTGGGACTTCGAGGGTGTCGTGATGGATGACCCCGATCAGCGGGTGGTGGAGTCCGAGCCGTTCGAGCGTCTTTCGTACACCTGGCACGGCCTCACGCCGGAGTTCGCCGACAAGGTGGGCTGGGACCAGGAGGTCCGCGCGAAGGTGGCGTCGGAACCCCGCACCACGGCCACGTTCACCCTCGAACCGCAGGAGAACGGCGTGGTCAAGCTGACTCTCGTGCACGGCGGTGAGCCCGGCAGCGCGATCGTCGAGATGGTCGAGCAGGGCTGGCCCTCGGTGCTCTCCGGTCTGAAAACCCTTCTCGAGACCGGTAAGACGCTCTAG
- a CDS encoding lytic transglycosylase domain-containing protein yields the protein MQWTDSARLIRGSATALRRSAAVAAFLLAVAVVLMMSGSSVAQEKKTLADQATVSPSGTAFATPTSSYPFPTASLMPSAGTATAWPFDSLPSSSKSPTPTAEGAYGISKTDGLTSSGIPARAEQAYRAAAASLARTDPSCRIDWSLIAGIGRVESNHGRYGGSSITSAGVVTPSILGVRLDGSTPGTARIGDTDNGAYDGDSSVDRAVGPMQFLPGTWKAYGKGNPQNIDNAALAAGTYLCAGDGVLDNRTGQAAAVYRYNRSNSYVSLVLSLATAYRTGQSQTVPDTSDDETPSPGPTHTDPPGTAPGPPPAIPKPPKSTPTKTSTPRPTRSTSRPTPTKSTTRPTPTKSTGKPPASPTPTKTTDKPTTSPTTGPTTGPTTGPTTSPTPKPDDPTTSPTPTDDPTQTCEPEETPTSTPTPTPTGTPSPTLTPCDEETEAPADGDRPSGTPVAS from the coding sequence GTGCAATGGACCGATTCGGCACGATTGATCCGGGGCAGCGCCACCGCGCTGCGCCGGTCAGCTGCGGTGGCGGCCTTTCTCCTGGCGGTCGCCGTGGTCCTGATGATGTCCGGATCAAGCGTCGCGCAGGAGAAGAAGACCCTGGCCGACCAGGCCACGGTCAGCCCCTCCGGCACCGCGTTCGCCACTCCCACCAGCTCCTATCCGTTTCCGACGGCCAGCCTGATGCCGAGCGCCGGCACCGCCACGGCCTGGCCGTTCGACTCGCTGCCGAGCAGCAGCAAGTCGCCGACGCCGACCGCCGAGGGTGCCTACGGCATCAGCAAGACCGACGGCCTGACCTCCTCGGGCATCCCGGCCCGGGCCGAGCAGGCCTACCGGGCCGCCGCCGCGTCCCTCGCCCGCACCGACCCGTCGTGCCGGATCGACTGGTCGCTGATCGCCGGGATCGGCCGGGTCGAGAGCAACCACGGCCGTTACGGCGGCTCGTCCATCACCTCGGCCGGCGTGGTCACCCCGTCCATCCTGGGGGTGCGGCTCGACGGCTCGACCCCGGGCACCGCGCGCATCGGTGACACCGACAACGGCGCCTACGACGGCGACTCGTCCGTCGACCGCGCCGTCGGCCCGATGCAGTTCCTGCCCGGCACCTGGAAGGCCTACGGCAAGGGCAACCCGCAGAACATCGACAACGCCGCTCTCGCCGCGGGCACGTACCTGTGCGCCGGTGACGGGGTTCTCGACAACCGCACCGGCCAGGCCGCCGCCGTCTACCGCTACAACCGCAGCAACAGCTATGTCTCGCTGGTGCTCTCGCTGGCCACCGCCTACCGCACCGGCCAGTCGCAGACGGTGCCGGACACCTCGGACGACGAGACCCCGAGCCCGGGCCCGACGCACACGGATCCGCCCGGCACCGCTCCCGGTCCGCCGCCGGCGATCCCGAAGCCGCCGAAGAGCACGCCCACCAAGACGAGCACCCCCAGGCCGACGAGGTCGACGAGCAGGCCGACGCCGACGAAGTCGACCACCAGGCCGACTCCCACCAAGAGCACCGGCAAGCCCCCCGCGTCCCCCACTCCCACCAAGACCACCGACAAGCCGACGACGAGCCCCACCACGGGCCCGACGACCGGCCCCACGACCGGGCCCACGACCAGCCCGACCCCGAAGCCCGACGACCCCACCACGTCCCCCACCCCCACGGACGATCCGACGCAGACCTGCGAGCCCGAGGAGACCCCGACGTCCACCCCGACGCCGACTCCCACCGGCACGCCGTCCCCGACGCTCACGCCGTGCGACGAGGAGACCGAGGCCCCGGCCGACGGTGACCGCCCTTCGGGCACTCCGGTGGCGAGTTAG
- a CDS encoding DUF427 domain-containing protein produces the protein MRAIWNGTVIAESDDIVEVEGNPYFPASSLRQDLLTSSDTTTVCPWKGTASYYSLNVDGATNPDAVWYYPTPKDAAAQIRDRVAFWRGVTYEN, from the coding sequence GTGCGCGCCATCTGGAACGGCACCGTGATCGCCGAGTCCGACGACATCGTCGAGGTCGAGGGCAACCCGTACTTCCCGGCCTCGTCGCTGCGGCAAGACCTTCTGACCTCGAGCGACACCACGACGGTGTGCCCCTGGAAGGGCACCGCGTCGTACTACTCCCTGAATGTCGACGGGGCCACGAACCCGGACGCGGTCTGGTACTACCCCACACCGAAGGACGCCGCGGCCCAGATCCGTGACCGGGTGGCGTTCTGGCGCGGCGTGACGTACGAAAACTAG
- a CDS encoding response regulator transcription factor: MTNQKTRVLLADDQALIRAGFRVLIDSAPDLEVVGEAGTGRQAVDQVRSLRADVVVMDIRMPDLDGLEATRMICADDDLAGVKVLVVTTFEIDEYVLAALRAGASGFVGKGVEADELLTAIRTVASGDALLSPRATRGLITEFLARPSSVSPPTPEQFSALTEREREVATLVALGLSNDEIAERLFVSPLTAKTHVNRAMTKVGARDRAQLVVAAYQSGLVSP; the protein is encoded by the coding sequence ATGACGAACCAGAAGACCCGCGTCCTGCTGGCCGACGACCAGGCCCTGATCCGTGCCGGGTTCCGGGTGCTGATCGACTCGGCCCCCGACCTGGAGGTGGTCGGCGAGGCCGGCACCGGGCGGCAGGCCGTCGACCAGGTGCGCTCGCTGCGCGCCGACGTGGTGGTGATGGACATCCGCATGCCCGACCTCGACGGCCTCGAGGCCACCCGGATGATCTGCGCCGACGACGATCTGGCCGGTGTGAAGGTGCTGGTGGTGACCACTTTCGAGATCGACGAGTACGTGCTCGCGGCGCTGCGGGCGGGGGCCAGCGGGTTCGTCGGCAAGGGCGTCGAGGCCGACGAGCTGCTCACCGCCATCCGCACCGTGGCCAGCGGCGACGCCCTGCTCTCGCCCCGCGCCACCCGTGGCCTGATCACCGAGTTCCTGGCCCGCCCGAGCAGCGTGAGCCCACCCACGCCGGAGCAGTTCTCGGCGCTGACCGAGCGTGAGCGGGAGGTGGCCACGCTGGTGGCGCTCGGCCTGTCGAACGACGAGATCGCCGAACGGCTCTTCGTCAGCCCGCTCACCGCCAAGACCCACGTGAACCGGGCCATGACCAAGGTCGGCGCCCGCGACCGGGCCCAGCTGGTGGTGGCCGCTTACCAGAGCGGCCTGGTCAGCCCCTAG
- a CDS encoding sensor histidine kinase, whose amino-acid sequence MGLTLPKTVGHPRIHPRVADGLRAVALLVLAVTISLKLDEKHPGTGSGPVMLAVTAIFAVLLLCSPWPKLALACTTLGVAGVLWHLEGATSPVILAVGAAMVSVGLQGNRRHSIICWGLSSATIIVGENLGAGGIDVGRSIGSLLWVGFFAAVGEAVASKKAYVAAIEERAHRAEQSREEEARRRVAEERLRIAQELHDVVAHHIAVIHVQASVAEHLVRDKPDEAGEALTHVRRSSRTVLDELTGLLNVLRRPGDTKTPVEPAAGVEDLPGLIHSFESSGLRVVWTIRGERRPLPPAVDLVAFRLVQEGLTNAHKHGSGSARLDVVFTAEAVTIDVVNAQGVLARPARDDDSLLGGYGLIGMRERALAVGGRLRAAPEPDGTWRVRAELPVRPEEPEKKEPEKRAPEPVAAEKTKGPAVCLPARLTGASASASVSTTAEPGTA is encoded by the coding sequence ATGGGACTGACTCTGCCGAAGACCGTCGGCCACCCCCGGATCCATCCCCGGGTGGCCGACGGTCTTCGGGCCGTGGCGCTCCTGGTCCTGGCCGTGACGATCAGCCTGAAGCTCGACGAGAAGCACCCGGGCACCGGCTCCGGCCCGGTCATGCTGGCCGTGACCGCGATCTTCGCGGTGCTGCTGCTCTGTTCACCCTGGCCGAAGCTGGCCCTGGCCTGCACCACACTCGGGGTCGCGGGTGTGCTCTGGCACCTCGAGGGGGCCACCTCACCGGTGATCCTGGCCGTCGGGGCGGCGATGGTCTCGGTCGGCCTGCAGGGCAACCGCCGTCACAGCATCATCTGCTGGGGGCTGAGCAGCGCCACGATCATCGTCGGCGAGAACCTGGGGGCGGGTGGGATCGACGTCGGCCGCAGCATCGGGTCGCTGCTGTGGGTGGGCTTCTTCGCCGCCGTGGGGGAGGCCGTCGCCAGCAAGAAGGCCTACGTCGCGGCGATCGAGGAGCGTGCCCACCGGGCCGAGCAGTCCCGCGAGGAGGAGGCCCGGCGCCGGGTCGCCGAGGAGCGGTTGCGCATCGCCCAGGAACTGCACGACGTGGTGGCTCACCACATCGCCGTGATCCACGTGCAGGCCTCGGTGGCCGAGCACCTGGTGCGCGACAAGCCCGACGAGGCCGGAGAGGCACTCACCCATGTGCGCCGTTCCAGCCGAACGGTTCTCGACGAACTCACCGGGCTGCTCAACGTGCTGCGCCGGCCCGGTGACACCAAGACCCCGGTCGAGCCCGCCGCCGGGGTGGAAGACCTGCCCGGCCTGATCCACTCGTTCGAGTCCTCCGGCCTGCGGGTGGTCTGGACCATCCGGGGCGAGCGCCGTCCGCTGCCGCCCGCGGTCGACCTGGTGGCCTTCCGCCTGGTGCAGGAGGGGCTGACCAACGCGCACAAGCACGGGTCCGGCTCGGCCCGGCTCGACGTGGTGTTCACCGCCGAGGCCGTGACGATCGACGTGGTCAACGCGCAGGGGGTGCTGGCCCGGCCGGCCCGCGACGACGACTCCCTGCTCGGTGGGTACGGCCTGATCGGCATGCGCGAGCGGGCCCTGGCGGTCGGTGGCCGGCTGCGGGCCGCTCCCGAGCCCGACGGCACCTGGCGGGTGCGGGCCGAGCTGCCGGTGCGCCCGGAGGAGCCGGAGAAGAAGGAACCCGAGAAGCGGGCCCCCGAGCCGGTGGCCGCCGAGAAGACCAAGGGCCCGGCCGTCTGCCTGCCGGCCCGGCTCACCGGTGCCTCGGCCTCAGCGTCGGTCTCCACCACGGCCGAACCCGGCACCGCCTGA
- a CDS encoding MMPL family transporter, whose translation MTALARWCYRHRYVVLALWLALLVTLGAVTAARGTSYSDEFSLPGTESSKALELLEQASPDQAGDTAQIVLHAESGSITDAALEQRAAPMLAEVAQLPHVVSVTGPYDEAGAGQVSQDGTIAFATVQFDGLAADIPVEDIDKVIDTAQAADGDGLQVELGGQAVQSQEIGGVAEIIGVVAAAIILFIAFGSLFASLMPILVALFGVGVGIMAIGQLSFGMSLSQIAPTLAALIGLGVGIDYALFIVTRFRNGLKSGLQPEEATARALNTSGRAVLFAGGTVVIALLGLLVLNVSFLAGMGVGAAITVLATVAAAITLLPAALGFFGMRLLSRRERRQLAENGPSASHAQEGFWGRWAHRIANRKALFGVVATAMIVVLSLPALSVRLGLSDAGNDPETSTTRQAYDLLAEGFGPGSNGPLLLVAELGDDSDAQALTSLATTLQQTPGVAAVTAVPTQPGATIGMIQVIPTSSPQDEKTSELIQRLRDDVIPPAENGTTMQVHVGGATAIFDDFADVLTSKLPLFIGVIIGLGFLLLLLAFRSIVVPLTAAVMNLIAAAASFGVLVAVFQWGWGSELIGAGPGGPVEAFLPVIMLAILFGLSMDYQVFLVSRMHEEWTHTRDNARAVTVGQAETGRVITAAALIMIFVFAAFILEGQRVIAEFGVGLAAAVAIDAFLIRTILVPAVMHSLGNANWWLPGWLDRILPHLSVDPADEPLPEETAGEPPAAELVSR comes from the coding sequence ATGACCGCACTCGCCCGATGGTGCTATCGGCACCGGTACGTCGTTCTCGCGCTCTGGCTGGCGTTGCTGGTCACTCTGGGCGCCGTCACCGCGGCGCGCGGTACCTCGTACTCCGACGAGTTCAGCCTGCCCGGAACCGAATCCTCCAAGGCGCTGGAGCTTCTCGAGCAGGCCAGCCCCGACCAGGCCGGTGACACGGCCCAGATCGTGCTGCACGCCGAGAGCGGCAGCATCACCGACGCCGCGCTCGAGCAGCGGGCCGCGCCGATGCTGGCCGAGGTCGCGCAGTTGCCGCACGTGGTCAGCGTGACCGGTCCCTACGACGAGGCCGGCGCCGGGCAGGTCAGCCAGGACGGCACGATCGCCTTCGCCACCGTGCAGTTCGACGGCCTGGCCGCCGACATCCCGGTCGAGGACATCGACAAGGTCATCGACACCGCGCAGGCGGCCGACGGCGACGGGCTTCAGGTCGAGCTCGGTGGCCAGGCCGTGCAGTCGCAGGAGATCGGCGGGGTGGCCGAGATCATCGGTGTCGTCGCCGCCGCGATCATCCTGTTCATCGCCTTCGGCTCGCTCTTCGCCAGCCTGATGCCCATCCTGGTGGCGCTTTTCGGCGTCGGCGTGGGCATCATGGCGATCGGCCAGCTCTCGTTCGGCATGTCGCTCTCGCAGATCGCGCCCACCCTGGCCGCGTTGATCGGCCTGGGCGTCGGCATCGACTACGCGCTCTTCATCGTCACCCGCTTCCGTAACGGGCTGAAATCCGGTCTGCAGCCCGAGGAAGCGACCGCGCGGGCGCTGAACACCTCGGGCCGGGCCGTGCTCTTCGCCGGTGGCACCGTGGTCATCGCGCTGCTCGGCCTGCTGGTGCTGAACGTGAGCTTCCTGGCCGGCATGGGCGTCGGCGCCGCCATCACCGTGCTCGCCACGGTCGCCGCCGCGATCACCCTGCTGCCCGCCGCGCTCGGCTTCTTCGGGATGCGCCTGCTGAGCCGCCGCGAGCGGCGACAGCTGGCCGAGAACGGCCCGTCGGCCAGCCATGCGCAGGAGGGCTTCTGGGGACGCTGGGCGCACCGGATCGCCAACCGGAAGGCGCTTTTCGGAGTGGTCGCGACCGCGATGATCGTGGTGCTCTCGCTGCCCGCGCTGTCGGTGCGCCTCGGCCTGTCCGACGCCGGCAACGACCCCGAGACCAGCACCACCCGTCAGGCCTACGACCTGCTGGCCGAGGGCTTCGGCCCGGGTTCCAACGGCCCGCTGCTGCTGGTCGCCGAGCTCGGCGACGACTCCGACGCGCAGGCCCTGACCTCGTTGGCCACCACGCTGCAGCAGACCCCGGGCGTGGCCGCGGTGACCGCCGTGCCCACCCAGCCGGGCGCCACGATCGGGATGATCCAGGTGATCCCGACCAGCTCGCCGCAGGACGAGAAGACCAGCGAGCTGATCCAGCGCCTTCGGGACGACGTGATCCCGCCGGCCGAGAACGGCACCACCATGCAGGTTCACGTGGGTGGTGCGACGGCGATCTTCGACGACTTCGCCGACGTCCTCACCAGCAAGCTGCCCCTGTTCATCGGCGTCATCATCGGCCTCGGGTTCCTGCTGCTCCTGCTCGCCTTCCGCAGCATCGTGGTGCCGCTGACCGCCGCGGTGATGAACCTGATCGCGGCCGCCGCCTCGTTCGGTGTGCTGGTGGCCGTGTTCCAGTGGGGCTGGGGCTCGGAGCTGATCGGCGCCGGGCCGGGTGGTCCGGTCGAGGCCTTCCTGCCGGTGATCATGCTGGCGATCCTGTTCGGCCTGTCGATGGACTACCAGGTGTTCCTGGTCAGCCGCATGCACGAGGAGTGGACGCACACCAGGGACAACGCCCGGGCGGTGACCGTGGGCCAGGCCGAGACCGGCCGGGTGATCACGGCGGCCGCGCTGATCATGATCTTCGTGTTCGCGGCCTTCATCCTCGAGGGCCAGCGGGTGATCGCGGAGTTCGGTGTGGGGCTGGCGGCGGCGGTGGCGATCGACGCCTTCCTGATCCGCACGATCCTGGTGCCGGCCGTCATGCACTCTCTCGGCAACGCCAACTGGTGGCTGCCGGGCTGGCTCGACCGGATCCTGCCGCACCTGTCGGTGGACCCGGCCGACGAACCGCTCCCGGAGGAGACCGCGGGGGAACCACCGGCCGCCGAACTGGTGTCCCGGTGA
- a CDS encoding TDT family transporter: protein MTLTAPRTAVRRVRTQKPGLTASLAPNWFAAVMGTGIVATAATALSPGRGLHELAVGAWLTATATLVVLAVGTLTQWVRHRAIARSHLRHPVVAHFYGAPPMAVLTVGAGALLVGGDLIGERAALVAASTLWTLGTAMGLVSAVLVPYRHITGGLGRADAAFGGWLMSVVPPMVSATTGAALLPHLPAGQPRLTLLLALYGLFGVSLIASVVIITQIWARLLHHGLPPAKMVPTLWIVLGPLGQSVTAAVALGRQADSAIADPYATALRAFGVVYGVPVLGFALLWAVLAFALTLHTARTPAGLPFAPTWWAFTFPVGTCATGAAGLAGATGALVLEWLAVALFTGLLTGWIVAATGSLNAARVARRPVSPAWSYTI, encoded by the coding sequence GTGACCCTCACCGCACCGCGCACCGCCGTTCGACGCGTCCGGACGCAAAAACCCGGCCTGACCGCATCTCTCGCCCCGAACTGGTTCGCCGCGGTGATGGGCACCGGCATCGTCGCCACCGCGGCCACGGCCCTCTCCCCCGGCCGGGGCCTGCACGAACTCGCGGTCGGGGCCTGGCTCACGGCTACCGCGACGCTCGTAGTCCTGGCCGTCGGCACACTGACGCAGTGGGTGCGGCACCGCGCGATCGCCCGCTCACACCTTCGCCACCCGGTCGTCGCCCACTTCTACGGGGCACCGCCGATGGCCGTGCTCACCGTGGGTGCCGGGGCGCTGCTCGTGGGTGGCGACCTGATCGGTGAACGCGCCGCCCTGGTGGCCGCCTCCACGCTCTGGACGCTGGGCACGGCGATGGGACTCGTCAGTGCCGTCCTGGTGCCCTATCGGCACATCACGGGCGGGCTCGGCCGCGCCGACGCCGCGTTCGGCGGGTGGCTGATGTCCGTGGTACCGCCGATGGTCTCGGCCACGACCGGCGCCGCCCTCCTGCCGCACCTGCCGGCCGGCCAGCCCCGCCTCACCCTGTTACTGGCGCTCTACGGCCTGTTCGGGGTCAGCCTGATCGCCTCGGTCGTGATCATCACCCAGATCTGGGCCCGGCTGCTGCACCACGGCCTGCCGCCCGCGAAAATGGTTCCCACGCTGTGGATCGTGCTCGGCCCGCTGGGTCAGTCGGTCACCGCCGCGGTGGCGCTCGGGCGGCAGGCGGACTCGGCCATCGCCGATCCCTACGCCACCGCGCTGCGGGCCTTCGGCGTGGTCTACGGCGTGCCGGTGCTCGGATTCGCCCTGCTGTGGGCCGTTCTGGCGTTCGCCCTCACCCTGCACACGGCCCGCACCCCGGCCGGACTGCCGTTCGCCCCGACCTGGTGGGCCTTCACCTTCCCGGTCGGCACCTGCGCCACCGGGGCGGCCGGGCTGGCCGGAGCCACCGGGGCCCTGGTGCTCGAGTGGCTCGCGGTGGCCCTGTTCACCGGCCTGCTCACCGGCTGGATCGTGGCGGCCACCGGCAGCCTCAACGCCGCCCGGGTCGCCCGGCGTCCGGTGAGCCCCGCGTGGTCGTACACGATCTGA
- a CDS encoding isopenicillin N synthase family dioxygenase: protein MGTGHTLDVPTIDLAVFRDGTAADRALVAAAFDRAGSTAGFVQVVGHGVPAEVEAGLIAAMDGFFGLPMWQKKALRPASPEFNRGYTPPRAERLGIGSHSAADLFEAFNMGRSSEDFPGLELDELQYAPNLWPLRPESFEPGVLAWFGEAARVAREMTSVMAVALGLDPAFFTGYQDHALEVLRLNHYRAPAPETALPTGQVGLGTHTDPGILTVLWADPSVRGLQVLGANGEWHDVIPEPGALLVQLGDLLARWTNDRWVSTPHRVLPPTDENGTLVRRRSAAFFHDGNADAVISVLPGCADEDVRYESVTVADHLAARAIGSRGPDADPAPGRETEKLLS from the coding sequence ATGGGTACAGGCCACACACTCGACGTCCCGACGATCGACCTGGCCGTGTTCCGCGACGGCACGGCGGCCGACCGCGCCCTCGTGGCCGCGGCCTTCGACCGGGCCGGGTCCACGGCCGGTTTCGTGCAGGTCGTGGGTCACGGCGTTCCGGCCGAGGTGGAGGCCGGGCTGATCGCCGCGATGGACGGATTCTTCGGCCTGCCGATGTGGCAGAAGAAGGCTCTGCGCCCGGCGTCGCCGGAGTTCAACCGCGGATATACGCCACCGCGCGCCGAACGGCTCGGGATCGGCTCGCACTCCGCCGCCGACCTCTTCGAGGCCTTCAACATGGGCCGCAGCAGCGAGGACTTCCCCGGCCTGGAGCTCGACGAACTGCAGTACGCGCCCAACCTCTGGCCGCTGCGCCCGGAGAGCTTCGAGCCCGGCGTGCTGGCCTGGTTCGGCGAGGCGGCGCGGGTGGCGCGCGAGATGACGTCGGTGATGGCGGTGGCGCTCGGGCTCGACCCGGCCTTCTTCACCGGTTATCAGGACCACGCCCTGGAAGTGCTGCGGCTCAACCACTACCGGGCCCCGGCGCCCGAAACCGCGCTGCCCACCGGGCAGGTCGGCCTGGGCACGCACACCGATCCGGGCATCCTCACCGTGCTGTGGGCCGACCCGTCGGTGCGGGGGCTGCAGGTCCTCGGCGCGAACGGTGAATGGCACGACGTGATCCCCGAGCCCGGAGCACTTCTCGTGCAGCTGGGCGATCTGCTGGCCCGCTGGACCAACGACCGCTGGGTCTCCACACCGCACCGGGTGCTGCCGCCGACCGACGAGAACGGCACCCTGGTGCGCCGCCGCTCGGCCGCGTTCTTCCACGACGGCAATGCCGACGCGGTGATCTCGGTACTGCCCGGCTGCGCCGACGAAGACGTGCGTTACGAATCTGTCACCGTGGCAGACCATCTCGCGGCCCGGGCGATCGGCTCCCGGGGGCCGGACGCGGATCCTGCCCCCGGGCGCGAGACCGAGAAACTGCTCAGCTGA
- a CDS encoding MarR family winged helix-turn-helix transcriptional regulator, with product MHENDAPAADDTWLSEAEQGAWRAYLDSTRMLFAALDRQLAADSDLTLTDYDLLVRLSEAPDGKLRMRELADLTLSTRSGVTRAVTRAEQAGWVRRVECEEDRRGMNAELTDAGRAKLAASAPGHVRAVREMLINQLTPEQLGQLTEIGLRVQGKLHANES from the coding sequence GTGCATGAGAACGACGCCCCCGCCGCCGACGACACCTGGCTCAGCGAAGCCGAGCAGGGCGCCTGGCGGGCGTACCTGGACAGCACCCGCATGCTCTTCGCGGCTCTCGACCGGCAGCTCGCGGCCGACTCCGACCTGACGCTCACCGACTACGACCTCCTGGTTCGTCTGTCCGAGGCGCCCGACGGCAAGCTGCGCATGCGCGAGCTGGCCGATCTCACCCTCTCCACGCGCAGTGGGGTCACGCGGGCGGTCACCCGGGCCGAGCAGGCCGGCTGGGTGCGCCGGGTGGAGTGCGAGGAAGACCGCCGGGGCATGAACGCCGAGCTCACCGACGCCGGGCGGGCCAAGCTGGCCGCCAGCGCGCCGGGTCACGTGCGGGCCGTGCGCGAGATGCTGATCAACCAGCTCACCCCCGAGCAGCTCGGCCAGCTCACCGAGATCGGCCTGCGCGTGCAGGGCAAGCTCCACGCGAACGAGAGCTAG
- a CDS encoding CsbD family protein, producing MSATDKIKNTAQSVAGKAKEAVGKGTDDQRLENEGRADQTSADVKQAGEHVKDAFKH from the coding sequence ATGAGTGCCACTGACAAGATCAAGAACACCGCGCAGAGCGTGGCCGGCAAGGCCAAGGAAGCCGTCGGTAAGGGCACCGACGACCAGCGCCTGGAGAACGAGGGCCGCGCCGACCAGACGTCGGCCGACGTCAAGCAGGCGGGCGAGCACGTGAAGGACGCGTTCAAGCACTGA
- a CDS encoding DUF2089 domain-containing protein: MSSTSGERGYRAPQQCPVCGDELHLTQLGCDSCGTGISGHFHHCDFCALEESELDVLRVFLASRGNMKELERHLGVSYPTARARFDDLLSKLGLRPSATSAPAPATTADATERSAPDEATRLATLRALATGELDVDAARNLLGD; the protein is encoded by the coding sequence GTGAGCTCCACCTCCGGCGAGCGCGGCTACCGGGCACCCCAGCAGTGCCCGGTCTGCGGCGACGAACTGCACCTCACCCAGCTCGGCTGTGACTCCTGCGGCACCGGTATCAGCGGGCATTTCCACCACTGCGACTTCTGTGCACTGGAGGAGTCGGAACTCGATGTGCTGCGGGTGTTCCTGGCCTCGCGCGGCAACATGAAGGAACTCGAACGGCACCTCGGGGTCAGTTACCCGACGGCCCGGGCCCGGTTCGACGACCTGCTGTCCAAGCTCGGCCTGCGCCCCTCGGCCACCTCGGCCCCGGCACCGGCCACCACGGCGGATGCGACGGAACGTAGTGCCCCGGACGAGGCCACCCGGCTGGCCACCCTGCGCGCGCTGGCCACCGGCGAGCTCGACGTCGATGCCGCCCGCAACCTCCTCGGAGACTGA